One Qipengyuania gaetbuli genomic region harbors:
- a CDS encoding acyl-CoA dehydrogenase family protein, whose translation MDFNFTEEQDMVRDGLSRMVREQYDWESRRAAIASDAGWRPEVWAQLAELGILGMPFSEEVGGFGGGAVDAMIVMEEFGKGLVVEPFVPTVVCAGGFLKHAGSEAQREEHLSAIIDGSRVFAFAYAEPRGRYDYADLETTAKKDGDGYVLNGHKAVVIGAPWASHLVVTARTGGDRRDREGVSVFIVDKSADGIVTRDYETVDGRRASEVYFENVSVPGDALIGDEGAALPLIEQVTDEAIAAQCAEACGAMKVAHAMTVEYSRQRKQFGVPIGKFQVLQHRMVDMYTAYEQSVSLTYLATLKLEAGERERKRAVSAAKVGVGQAARLVGQESIQIHGGNGVTDEYAIGHYFKRLTIFESEFGNVDHHLKRHVSLA comes from the coding sequence GTGGATTTCAACTTCACCGAAGAACAGGACATGGTGCGCGACGGACTTTCGCGCATGGTCCGCGAACAATACGACTGGGAAAGCCGGCGCGCGGCCATCGCGAGCGATGCGGGCTGGCGGCCTGAAGTCTGGGCCCAGCTGGCCGAACTCGGCATCCTGGGGATGCCATTCAGCGAAGAAGTCGGCGGCTTCGGCGGCGGCGCAGTCGATGCGATGATCGTGATGGAAGAATTCGGCAAGGGCCTCGTGGTCGAACCCTTCGTTCCCACCGTGGTCTGCGCTGGCGGCTTCCTGAAGCATGCGGGCAGCGAGGCCCAGCGCGAGGAGCACCTCTCGGCCATCATCGATGGCAGCCGCGTTTTCGCCTTTGCCTATGCCGAACCGCGCGGGCGCTATGATTATGCCGACCTTGAAACCACCGCGAAGAAGGACGGGGACGGCTATGTGCTGAACGGCCACAAGGCCGTGGTCATCGGCGCTCCCTGGGCGAGCCACCTCGTCGTCACCGCCCGGACCGGTGGTGACCGCCGGGACCGCGAAGGCGTGAGCGTTTTCATCGTCGACAAGTCGGCCGACGGCATCGTGACGCGGGACTACGAGACCGTCGACGGACGCCGCGCATCGGAAGTCTACTTCGAAAACGTCTCGGTGCCCGGCGATGCGCTGATCGGCGACGAGGGCGCTGCCCTTCCCCTGATCGAGCAGGTGACAGACGAGGCGATCGCCGCGCAGTGCGCCGAAGCTTGCGGAGCGATGAAAGTCGCCCATGCCATGACCGTCGAATATTCACGCCAGCGCAAGCAGTTCGGCGTGCCGATCGGCAAGTTCCAGGTGCTCCAGCACCGCATGGTCGACATGTACACCGCCTACGAGCAGTCGGTTTCGCTGACCTATCTAGCGACGCTGAAGCTGGAAGCAGGCGAAAGGGAGCGCAAGCGCGCGGTGTCCGCCGCCAAGGTCGGTGTCGGGCAGGCCGCCCGTCTCGTCGGGCAGGAATCGATCCAGATCCACGGCGGCAACGGTGTGACCGACGAATATGCGATCGGCCATTACTTCAAGCGCCTGACGATCTTCGAATCGGAATTCGGCAACGTCGACCATCACCTGAAGCGGCACGTCTCGCTGGCCTGA
- a CDS encoding acyl-CoA dehydrogenase family protein, translating into MNLEFTPEEKAFRDEVRAFISQNYPAHLADFGMREDMSPEDMVAWHKILGEKGWSVPAWPVEYGGTGWTPTQRYIWSEENARVNAFMPLPFGVAMVGPVIYTFGNEEQKAKHLPGIRSGDVWWCQGYSEPGAGSDLASLKTTAVRDGDHYVINGQKTWTTLAQYADWGFFLCRTDPDADKPQEGISFILVDMKTPGVEVKPIKLLDGGYEVNETWLTDVRVPVENLVGEENKGWTYAKFLLAHERSGIAGVARSKRGVEKLREIAAKETLDGQPLIEDFDFARKVSQLEIDLAALEITELRTLAGEQAGKGPGPESSILKIKGTEIQQRLTELTLEAVGSYGTPYYGSIANDTGSNEYPIGPEYAHHSAATYFNMRKTSIYGGSNEIQRNIITKMILGL; encoded by the coding sequence ATGAATCTCGAATTCACCCCCGAGGAAAAAGCCTTCCGCGACGAAGTGCGCGCCTTCATCTCGCAGAACTATCCGGCCCATCTCGCCGATTTCGGCATGCGCGAGGACATGTCGCCCGAAGACATGGTCGCGTGGCACAAGATCCTCGGCGAAAAGGGCTGGTCCGTACCTGCCTGGCCGGTGGAATATGGCGGCACCGGCTGGACGCCGACCCAGCGCTATATCTGGTCGGAAGAGAACGCCCGCGTGAACGCGTTCATGCCGCTCCCGTTCGGCGTGGCGATGGTCGGCCCGGTCATCTACACCTTCGGCAATGAAGAGCAGAAGGCGAAGCACCTGCCCGGCATCCGCAGCGGCGACGTGTGGTGGTGCCAGGGCTATTCCGAACCGGGCGCCGGTTCGGACCTCGCTTCGCTTAAGACCACCGCGGTCCGCGACGGCGACCATTACGTCATCAACGGCCAGAAGACCTGGACCACCTTGGCGCAATATGCCGACTGGGGCTTTTTCCTGTGCCGGACCGATCCCGATGCCGACAAACCGCAGGAAGGCATCAGCTTCATCCTCGTCGACATGAAAACGCCCGGCGTCGAAGTGAAGCCGATCAAGCTCCTCGACGGCGGCTACGAGGTCAACGAAACCTGGCTCACCGACGTGCGCGTACCGGTCGAGAACCTCGTTGGTGAAGAGAACAAGGGCTGGACCTATGCCAAGTTCCTGCTCGCCCACGAACGCAGCGGGATTGCCGGTGTCGCCCGTTCGAAGCGCGGTGTCGAAAAGCTGCGCGAAATCGCCGCGAAAGAGACTCTCGACGGCCAGCCGCTGATCGAGGACTTCGATTTTGCGCGCAAGGTCAGCCAGCTGGAAATCGATCTCGCCGCGCTCGAGATCACCGAACTGCGCACGCTGGCCGGGGAACAGGCCGGCAAGGGACCGGGACCCGAAAGCTCGATCCTCAAGATCAAGGGCACCGAAATCCAGCAACGCCTGACCGAACTCACGCTCGAGGCGGTGGGCAGCTACGGCACGCCCTATTACGGCAGCATCGCCAACGACACCGGATCGAACGAATATCCGATCGGGCCGGAGTATGCGCACCACTCTGCCGCGACCTATTTCAACATGCGCAAGACCTCGATCTATGGCGGATCGAACGAGATCCAGCGCAACATCATCACGAAAATGATCCTCGGCCTGTAA
- a CDS encoding carboxymuconolactone decarboxylase family protein has protein sequence MSHTEFKDWPGMAAGLIPAIKELHRGSPGVMKAFREMGAAAHESAVLDAKTKELLAVAISVAVRCDPCITYHVEGARKKGATREEIAETIGLAIYMGAGPSAMYAAQALEAYDQYADQAAE, from the coding sequence ATGTCACATACTGAGTTTAAAGACTGGCCTGGCATGGCTGCAGGCCTCATCCCCGCCATTAAGGAACTGCATCGCGGTTCTCCGGGCGTGATGAAAGCGTTCCGCGAAATGGGGGCCGCTGCACATGAAAGTGCTGTGCTCGATGCCAAGACCAAGGAACTGCTCGCAGTGGCCATATCTGTCGCAGTGCGGTGCGATCCTTGCATCACTTATCACGTCGAGGGTGCGCGCAAAAAGGGAGCGACGCGAGAGGAAATCGCAGAGACGATAGGCCTTGCGATATATATGGGTGCCGGCCCGAGCGCGATGTACGCTGCGCAAGCCCTCGAAGCGTATGATCAATATGCGGATCAGGCTGCAGAATGA
- a CDS encoding M16 family metallopeptidase yields the protein MRNKLVLAASAIALATSQANAQESTGASNTSQQASPADAAGEVRLEYEKFVLGNGLEVILAVDDSDPIVSLMTVAHVGSAREKPGRTGFAHFFEHMAFNDSENVPQGANRRDIPAWGGDRNGYTTRDRTVYYETVPIDAFDKLLWIDSDRLGFMINTVTEDALEREKQVVKNEKRQRVDNAPYGYVGEVVAGALYPADHPYNWTVIGSLPDLQAATLADVREFYDAYYGPNNATLAIVGDIDIAETKAKVERWFGEIARGPEVPDATPRPVELDADARLMFEDNFAKLPELRLVYPTPAQFDGDETALNVLANYLGSKASPLYRQVVEGGLAANVFSFHRAEELAGELAILVRANAGTDLDAVLAAVDAGLAEVADQGIPEGELLRIQAESETGLYNQLSTVRGKAEALAIGNEFAGDPAYILKTLADVRSLDTSDVGHAFAAHVAGQPRVITSFVPKGEAALAVDKSEVAKVWIEEVGEGSADEEVSQGEAAEFVKTPSKYDRSEPAFGELPLSKTVPTWKADLAQNVSLIGTTFDETPVASFIITFEGGTRLDTDEGLGTTALLTSLMQEGSATRSAAEIEQALGRLGAGYSVGANSDGVSISGTTLARNLPEVVEVLSEIIATPRFTPDALSRARDRQLSAIRSAQANPAAIAALTFDALLYGDHPEGRRSIGTIETVEGTGLEALRDRHAALGANGVRIHVAGDITAAAARDAFSSLASSLAREAAPVELTLPSDTGVAGNVYFIDVPGSKQSVIRAGRLTVASDNPQHERIEFANQKLGGSIGGDLAQMLRIEKGYTYGAYSGVSGGRVIQPWGVQTSVRANATGPSLEIIRDMVAAYGQNFGEAEADLTRNQIIKDTARSQESLGAKLGLIAEMAKYGLSDRLVEERQERLLAMSVVDFRKTAQKWFNPKEMIWVVVGDGETQRSAVQEFAASLPGEFIELDTEGNPVGE from the coding sequence ATGCGCAACAAACTCGTACTCGCCGCTTCCGCCATCGCTCTGGCGACCAGCCAGGCCAATGCACAGGAGAGCACGGGGGCATCGAACACATCGCAACAGGCCTCTCCTGCAGATGCCGCTGGCGAAGTGCGACTGGAGTATGAGAAGTTCGTTCTGGGCAACGGACTGGAAGTCATCCTCGCGGTGGACGATTCCGATCCGATCGTCTCGCTGATGACCGTGGCCCATGTCGGCTCCGCCCGCGAAAAGCCGGGTCGCACGGGCTTTGCGCATTTCTTCGAACACATGGCGTTCAACGATTCCGAGAACGTGCCGCAGGGCGCCAATCGCCGCGATATCCCGGCCTGGGGCGGCGATCGTAACGGCTACACCACCCGCGACCGCACCGTGTACTACGAGACCGTCCCGATCGACGCGTTCGACAAGCTGCTGTGGATCGATTCAGACCGCCTCGGCTTCATGATCAATACTGTCACCGAGGACGCGCTCGAGCGCGAGAAGCAGGTCGTCAAGAACGAGAAGCGCCAGCGGGTCGACAACGCGCCTTACGGCTATGTTGGGGAAGTTGTCGCCGGCGCGCTCTATCCGGCAGACCACCCCTACAACTGGACGGTCATTGGCTCCTTGCCGGACCTCCAGGCGGCAACGCTGGCCGACGTGCGCGAGTTCTACGACGCCTACTACGGGCCGAACAACGCGACGCTCGCCATTGTCGGCGATATCGACATTGCCGAGACCAAGGCCAAGGTCGAACGCTGGTTCGGCGAGATTGCCCGCGGGCCAGAGGTTCCCGATGCCACTCCCCGTCCGGTAGAGCTCGATGCTGATGCCCGCCTGATGTTCGAGGACAATTTCGCAAAGCTTCCCGAACTGCGTCTCGTCTACCCCACCCCGGCGCAATTCGACGGCGACGAAACGGCACTGAACGTGCTCGCCAACTATCTCGGCTCGAAAGCCTCTCCGCTCTACCGCCAGGTTGTCGAAGGCGGACTGGCCGCCAACGTATTCTCGTTCCACCGGGCAGAGGAACTGGCCGGGGAACTCGCGATCCTGGTTCGCGCCAATGCAGGCACCGACCTCGATGCCGTTCTGGCAGCGGTCGACGCCGGTCTTGCCGAAGTCGCAGACCAAGGCATTCCCGAAGGCGAGCTGCTGCGGATCCAGGCGGAATCCGAGACCGGCCTCTACAACCAGCTCTCCACCGTGCGCGGCAAGGCAGAGGCGCTGGCGATCGGCAACGAGTTTGCCGGAGATCCGGCCTATATCCTGAAGACCCTCGCCGACGTCCGGTCCCTCGACACGTCCGATGTCGGACATGCGTTTGCAGCGCACGTCGCCGGACAGCCCCGCGTCATCACCAGCTTCGTACCCAAGGGCGAAGCCGCACTCGCCGTCGACAAGAGCGAAGTCGCCAAGGTCTGGATCGAGGAAGTCGGTGAAGGCAGCGCCGACGAGGAAGTGAGCCAAGGTGAAGCGGCGGAATTCGTGAAGACGCCTTCCAAATATGACAGGTCCGAGCCGGCTTTCGGCGAATTGCCGTTGTCGAAGACAGTTCCGACCTGGAAAGCCGATCTTGCGCAGAACGTCTCGCTTATCGGCACGACCTTCGATGAAACCCCCGTGGCGTCCTTCATCATCACGTTCGAAGGCGGGACCCGGCTCGACACGGATGAAGGCCTCGGGACGACCGCCCTGCTCACCTCGCTGATGCAAGAAGGCTCCGCCACGCGCAGTGCTGCGGAAATCGAGCAGGCCCTCGGGCGCCTCGGTGCAGGCTATTCGGTAGGTGCGAACTCCGACGGGGTTTCCATCAGCGGCACGACGCTGGCCCGCAATCTGCCCGAGGTGGTCGAGGTGTTGTCGGAAATCATCGCGACACCGCGCTTTACCCCTGATGCCTTGTCGCGAGCGCGCGACAGGCAGTTGTCTGCCATTCGTAGCGCGCAGGCCAATCCGGCCGCGATCGCCGCACTTACTTTCGACGCCTTGCTGTACGGCGACCATCCCGAGGGGCGCCGCTCAATCGGAACGATCGAGACAGTCGAGGGGACTGGTCTGGAAGCCCTTCGGGACCGTCACGCAGCGCTCGGCGCAAATGGCGTCAGGATCCATGTTGCGGGAGACATCACCGCAGCTGCTGCCCGTGATGCCTTCTCCTCGCTTGCCAGTTCGCTCGCGCGTGAAGCAGCGCCAGTAGAATTGACGCTTCCCAGCGATACCGGCGTTGCAGGAAACGTCTATTTCATCGACGTGCCGGGATCCAAGCAGAGTGTCATCCGCGCCGGACGCCTGACGGTCGCGTCCGACAACCCCCAGCACGAACGGATCGAGTTCGCCAACCAGAAACTTGGCGGTTCCATCGGCGGCGATCTGGCGCAGATGCTGCGTATCGAGAAGGGCTACACCTACGGCGCCTACTCCGGTGTCAGTGGCGGCCGTGTCATCCAGCCGTGGGGCGTGCAGACCAGCGTGCGCGCCAATGCGACCGGCCCGTCGCTCGAGATCATCCGCGACATGGTGGCCGCGTATGGCCAGAACTTCGGCGAAGCGGAAGCCGACCTCACGCGCAACCAGATCATCAAGGACACAGCGCGATCGCAGGAAAGCCTGGGTGCCAAGCTCGGGCTCATTGCCGAGATGGCCAAATACGGCTTGTCGGACCGTCTGGTCGAAGAACGCCAGGAGCGGCTGCTCGCAATGTCCGTGGTAGATTTCCGCAAGACCGCGCAGAAATGGTTTAATCCGAAAGAAATGATCTGGGTCGTGGTCGGCGACGGGGAAACCCAGCGGTCGGCCGTGCAGGAATTCGCTGCCAGCCTGCCCGGCGAGTTCATCGAACTGGATACCGAGGGCAACCCAGTGGGAGAGTGA
- a CDS encoding TonB-dependent receptor gives MTGTQSRDISQDGVEKPEQIATPADAAAIAARTAGGALVGNGALSGQLSYRGLAGERVLGRVNGQRFASGGPNAMDPPLHYAPSVLVERIEVARGVAPVSQGPSLAGAVNARLAEAEFTDEARFSAQGRFSAQYRSVDDSYAVGGLAGIASDQWRFGLIASREQGSDYDFPGGTAGGTSFERNLYGAHAGFRSGPGEIFVEYRRSETDPTGNPPFALDIVYFNTDFVQAGFRGEVADGVHLDMRLGHVAVRHLMDNQTTRAPAAPPMQARATFAEADTNTAEVALRFGSDGSYFAIGGDAELTDKFVRITNPANPAFFIDAQPDVKSERVGAFAQWRGALSAIEFELGTRIDRTDQTAGIPALGSAVPMGPRGLAAAFAASDRDYSTTTIDAVARFWIPAGDVTPRVTLARKERVPSLLERFGWLPTEASFGLADGNIYVGNLALDPETAWIAEIGFDWETDAVTLRPTIFYRGVDGFIQGTPVDDTVGVIDSPIEMIAAMNGDTTPLRFSNVDAELYGADLDFVIRPVDRIELSGTASLVRGKRRDIDDDLYRVAPANLRLAAAWTGDRLSLGAEMIAAASQDNVSRSNDEQPSDGYVVFGLFGRLAVNELLALEAGVENLFNAEYQPHLAGRSRVGISDVPTGERLPGAGQGGWVSISARF, from the coding sequence GTGACCGGCACGCAATCGCGAGATATTTCGCAGGACGGGGTCGAAAAACCCGAACAGATCGCGACGCCCGCCGATGCCGCTGCAATTGCAGCGAGAACGGCCGGGGGAGCACTGGTCGGCAATGGCGCACTTTCCGGGCAGCTTTCGTATCGCGGGCTCGCCGGCGAGCGAGTGCTCGGGCGAGTGAACGGCCAACGTTTTGCCTCGGGAGGACCGAATGCGATGGACCCGCCTCTTCACTATGCGCCGTCGGTTCTCGTCGAGCGGATCGAGGTCGCTCGCGGCGTTGCCCCTGTATCGCAAGGCCCATCGCTGGCCGGAGCCGTCAACGCCCGACTGGCCGAGGCCGAATTCACTGATGAAGCGCGCTTCTCGGCGCAGGGCAGGTTTTCGGCCCAGTACCGCAGTGTCGACGACAGCTATGCAGTCGGCGGTCTGGCCGGTATCGCCAGCGACCAATGGCGCTTCGGGTTGATTGCCAGCCGCGAGCAGGGCAGCGACTACGATTTCCCCGGTGGAACCGCCGGAGGAACCTCGTTCGAACGCAACCTGTACGGTGCCCATGCGGGCTTCCGATCTGGCCCCGGCGAGATATTCGTCGAGTATCGCAGGAGCGAAACTGATCCGACCGGTAATCCGCCCTTCGCGCTCGATATCGTCTATTTCAATACCGACTTCGTCCAAGCAGGCTTCCGGGGCGAGGTTGCCGATGGGGTCCACCTCGATATGCGACTGGGCCACGTGGCGGTCCGGCACTTGATGGACAACCAGACCACGAGGGCACCGGCCGCCCCGCCCATGCAGGCCCGGGCGACATTCGCCGAGGCCGATACGAATACCGCCGAAGTCGCACTGCGCTTTGGGTCCGACGGATCTTATTTCGCTATCGGCGGCGACGCGGAACTGACCGACAAGTTCGTTCGCATTACTAACCCTGCGAATCCTGCCTTCTTCATCGATGCACAGCCTGACGTAAAATCGGAAAGGGTTGGTGCTTTCGCACAGTGGCGCGGCGCGCTGTCTGCAATCGAGTTCGAGCTAGGCACGCGCATCGATCGGACCGATCAGACTGCGGGCATCCCGGCTCTCGGATCGGCGGTTCCGATGGGACCGCGTGGTCTGGCGGCGGCTTTTGCGGCTTCCGACCGCGATTATTCCACGACCACCATCGATGCAGTAGCACGCTTCTGGATCCCGGCGGGAGATGTCACGCCTCGCGTCACACTTGCCCGAAAGGAGCGTGTGCCCAGCCTGCTGGAGCGGTTTGGCTGGTTGCCCACCGAAGCGAGCTTCGGTCTGGCCGACGGTAACATCTATGTCGGGAACCTCGCCCTCGATCCTGAAACAGCTTGGATTGCGGAGATCGGTTTCGATTGGGAAACGGACGCTGTCACCCTGCGCCCGACGATATTCTATCGCGGGGTCGACGGATTCATCCAGGGCACGCCCGTCGATGATACCGTAGGTGTGATCGACAGCCCGATCGAGATGATCGCGGCCATGAATGGGGACACCACACCGCTTCGTTTTTCGAACGTGGATGCGGAACTGTATGGCGCGGACCTCGATTTCGTCATCCGGCCGGTCGACCGGATCGAATTGTCCGGAACCGCCAGCCTCGTTCGCGGAAAGCGGCGCGACATCGACGATGACCTTTATCGCGTGGCGCCGGCAAACCTTCGTCTTGCCGCTGCTTGGACGGGCGATCGCCTTTCCCTCGGCGCCGAAATGATCGCCGCGGCAAGCCAGGACAATGTCTCTCGCTCAAACGACGAACAGCCGAGCGATGGTTACGTCGTCTTTGGTCTCTTTGGACGCCTCGCCGTCAATGAGCTCCTTGCGCTCGAAGCCGGGGTCGAGAACTTGTTCAATGCCGAATACCAGCCGCACCTCGCAGGTCGCAGCAGGGTTGGCATTTCTGACGTGCCAACCGGCGAACGCTTGCCCGGTGCCGGCCAGGGAGGCTGGGTAAGTATCAGCGCGAGGTTCTGA
- a CDS encoding mechanosensitive ion channel family protein → MAVSRIIALCFAAFWTLAFAHVANAQDAAEETAAPAVEETAADAGEEDLVSMVTRPEISNPELAHLLVPLTADELQQASDTWLGLVRAKTEEIARAQADRVGGKDPADEAKIARIITLVEQRAKLLEKFTLVVDSLERKGGDPDQVARLRAYRNGILFEETSQASAKALFGSMVEWLGRPDGGIALLKRVLVALLALGAIVLAARVAKGFVRLWIGRFTSLSKLLQAFIVGAFFWLFILAGIVIVLASIDVDITPVFALIGGASFILAFAFQDTLGNLASGLMIMINQPFDEGDYIEVGGVGGTVRNVSMVGTTVATPDNRIVIVPNKNVWGNVIVNATASETRRVDLVFGASYGDPIQDVLDVLQQQVAAHPKVLADPAPEIRPTELGASAVTFVCRPWVAAGDYWDVHCDLTRSVKEAFEKRGLTMPYPQQDIHVKSLPSPASA, encoded by the coding sequence TTGGCTGTTTCAAGGATAATCGCGCTGTGCTTCGCGGCGTTCTGGACGCTTGCGTTCGCCCATGTGGCGAACGCCCAGGACGCCGCGGAGGAAACTGCAGCACCGGCTGTCGAAGAAACCGCAGCGGATGCAGGCGAGGAAGACCTCGTCTCCATGGTCACCCGGCCAGAGATATCCAATCCGGAACTGGCGCACCTGCTCGTACCGCTGACTGCGGATGAACTGCAGCAGGCCAGCGATACGTGGCTCGGCCTCGTCCGCGCAAAAACCGAGGAAATCGCCCGCGCCCAGGCCGACAGAGTCGGTGGCAAAGACCCTGCCGACGAGGCGAAGATCGCCAGGATCATCACTCTCGTCGAACAGCGCGCCAAGCTGCTCGAGAAGTTCACGCTGGTGGTCGATTCCCTCGAAAGGAAGGGCGGCGATCCGGATCAGGTCGCCCGCCTGAGGGCTTACCGGAACGGTATCCTGTTCGAAGAAACCTCGCAGGCCAGCGCCAAGGCCCTGTTCGGCTCGATGGTCGAGTGGCTCGGCAGGCCGGACGGCGGAATTGCCTTGCTGAAAAGGGTGCTGGTGGCTCTCCTTGCCCTCGGTGCCATCGTGCTGGCGGCACGGGTGGCGAAAGGTTTCGTCCGGCTCTGGATCGGGCGATTCACCAGTCTGTCGAAACTCCTGCAGGCCTTCATCGTCGGAGCATTCTTCTGGCTCTTCATACTGGCCGGCATCGTCATCGTCCTCGCTTCGATCGATGTCGACATCACGCCCGTCTTCGCGCTGATCGGGGGTGCGTCCTTCATCCTCGCCTTCGCCTTCCAGGATACGCTCGGCAATCTTGCGAGCGGGCTGATGATCATGATCAACCAGCCGTTCGACGAAGGCGATTACATCGAAGTCGGCGGCGTCGGCGGCACGGTCAGGAATGTCAGCATGGTGGGTACCACCGTGGCCACGCCGGACAATCGCATCGTCATCGTCCCCAACAAGAACGTCTGGGGCAATGTCATCGTGAATGCGACGGCCAGCGAGACGCGTCGCGTCGACCTGGTGTTCGGCGCTTCATACGGCGACCCCATCCAGGACGTGCTCGATGTCCTGCAGCAGCAGGTCGCTGCCCATCCCAAGGTCCTTGCCGATCCCGCTCCGGAAATCCGCCCGACCGAACTGGGCGCGAGCGCGGTGACGTTTGTCTGCAGGCCGTGGGTGGCGGCAGGGGACTACTGGGATGTCCACTGCGACCTGACGCGCAGCGTGAAAGAGGCGTTCGAGAAGCGCGGGCTGACCATGCCCTATCCGCAGCAGGACATTCACGTGAAGTCGCTGCCCTCGCCTGCAAGCGCCTGA
- a CDS encoding AAA family ATPase, translating to MTLTRGLRLHPLCDEGLANVIAEASVPLGDTIDTPEEFIRIHKAITTTSTPRLLFLVDYASHLYQAYPYGLSEILIEAHHSSQQTLSPTGYYVSPTIWLIDRPGDLPAWFTKSNDGLREVFVELPNLEDRHAFAKTLLPMFCDHDALDAGEISAFLEQFALEADSLTLVGMRKVAELAQAEKIATKDIADAIRMDRLGTRRNPWKSEIMRARVARAGEILSKRVKGQKRAIEKSLDILIRSIVGLSGSQTSSRHSRPRGVLFLAGPTGVGKTELAKAITELLFGEDTACHRFDMSEFMEENSISRMLGAPPGHPGHEHGGQLVNAMHKKPFSVVLFDEVEKAHPRILDMFLQILDEGRLTDSRGSTAYFSEALIIFTSNIGMIGKDHTQNLGMNILPGDSYAELEEKLIEAIRNHFRIELHRPELYNRLGQNVVAFEFINGTVAYEIFLAIIGRVKEAVRAEHAVEVIIEEVALGQIRDLCLIDWFEGGRGIANRIETHFINPLSREIFRLQPKRNLTILSAQDINGRTVLNCTET from the coding sequence ATGACCCTGACGCGGGGGCTGCGATTGCATCCGCTATGTGATGAGGGTCTTGCAAATGTAATTGCTGAAGCAAGCGTCCCTCTGGGCGATACAATTGATACTCCGGAAGAATTCATACGGATACACAAGGCGATCACAACCACCTCCACGCCGCGCCTGCTATTTCTCGTCGACTATGCTTCGCACCTCTATCAGGCATACCCCTATGGTCTCTCTGAAATTCTCATCGAAGCACATCATTCCTCGCAGCAGACTCTGAGTCCGACAGGTTATTACGTAAGTCCAACTATTTGGCTCATAGATAGACCCGGCGACTTGCCGGCTTGGTTTACCAAGAGCAATGATGGCTTACGCGAGGTCTTCGTCGAGCTTCCAAACCTTGAGGATAGGCACGCCTTCGCCAAAACACTCCTGCCGATGTTTTGCGACCACGATGCTCTAGATGCTGGCGAAATATCGGCCTTCCTTGAGCAGTTTGCGCTCGAAGCTGACAGCTTGACCCTCGTAGGTATGCGCAAGGTTGCCGAATTGGCTCAGGCTGAGAAGATCGCAACGAAGGACATTGCTGATGCGATCCGCATGGATCGTCTCGGAACGCGTCGCAACCCGTGGAAATCGGAGATCATGCGTGCCCGAGTGGCAAGAGCGGGAGAGATTTTGTCTAAGCGCGTAAAGGGACAGAAGCGTGCGATAGAGAAATCCTTGGACATCCTCATCCGCTCGATCGTCGGCTTGTCAGGTTCGCAGACCAGTTCACGCCACAGTCGCCCTCGTGGCGTGCTCTTTCTTGCCGGGCCAACTGGTGTCGGCAAGACTGAGCTTGCGAAGGCAATTACCGAGCTCCTTTTCGGGGAAGACACAGCGTGTCACCGCTTCGACATGTCCGAGTTCATGGAAGAGAACTCGATCAGCCGGATGCTCGGCGCGCCACCAGGCCACCCCGGGCACGAACACGGTGGCCAATTGGTCAATGCGATGCACAAAAAGCCTTTCAGCGTCGTGTTGTTCGACGAGGTTGAAAAGGCGCACCCGCGCATTCTCGATATGTTCCTCCAGATACTCGACGAGGGACGCCTAACTGACTCGCGTGGATCGACTGCATACTTCTCCGAAGCACTGATCATCTTTACGTCGAATATCGGAATGATCGGCAAAGACCACACGCAGAATCTCGGTATGAATATTCTGCCTGGCGACAGCTATGCCGAGCTTGAGGAGAAGCTGATTGAGGCCATCCGCAACCATTTCCGCATTGAGCTGCACCGACCGGAACTTTATAACCGCCTCGGCCAAAACGTCGTTGCCTTCGAATTCATCAACGGAACCGTAGCCTACGAAATATTCCTCGCAATCATTGGGAGGGTGAAGGAAGCTGTTCGTGCAGAGCATGCCGTTGAAGTGATAATCGAGGAGGTGGCGCTGGGCCAGATACGCGATCTTTGCCTCATCGATTGGTTTGAAGGTGGACGTGGCATTGCCAACCGCATCGAGACCCACTTCATCAACCCGCTTTCGCGCGAGATCTTCCGTCTTCAGCCCAAGCGCAATCTCACAATCCTTTCAGCGCAGGATATCAACGGTCGCACGGTGCTCAACTGTACGGAAACTTGA